The following coding sequences are from one Lepisosteus oculatus isolate fLepOcu1 chromosome 19, fLepOcu1.hap2, whole genome shotgun sequence window:
- the LOC102684079 gene encoding archaemetzincin-1 isoform X2 yields MLQHKQGQEFCFGPQALKEALISTNAHLKDLYASTFSTAEKCFLSEAYNPNRIVFQTLLIRTAFDWLISRPEAPEDFESFYNSARWRQCTTYKRTIYIQPIAGGQYATTEGSGSSPNTVVHCPGDNSSSDLLPSGTDMYEREGEWMVIFLDNLKSYLGAFFLGLNVKFLPSISSLSIKCDIRRIPHSSTIQLHVDGILKHLMALKPMDAFCVLGVTFCDLYSCDTWNYTYGKSLNEQVGVCSFSRLSGRTSEKVPEAGEWKAETHHLRKESQHVKEQPETLTLNELLQCCKVVSHEVCHLVGLEHCRWLRCAMQGVTSQDEVFLRPTDLCPICLRKLQFALGFTLLERYKKLQAWCQHASFTWIPKDNVDRITLEDPFLFSSDSGISCENVSEPLSATLETVSPNAENQEVSVARALEHDGHPTAAALFSFSGTCKTQRSEETVVCVELFADPLQDYEAWLDLCITNLETEVPEDKLSQLDNLVDALPPHSTILDRVPIVRVSLEAPKEDRRLKTIIGQKFSLLCRKLSSRKLKMSHLFDDSGED; encoded by the exons ATGCTTCAGCACAAACAGGGCCAAGAGTTTTGTTTCGGACCTCAAGCTTTGAAAGAAGCTCTTATCTCTACCAATGCTCACCTGAAGGATCTCTATGCCAGCACATTCTCCACTGCAGAGAAATGCTTCTTGTCTGAGGCTTACAATCCAAATAGAATCGTCTTCCAGACACTACTTATAAGGACTGCTTTTGATTGGCTTATCAGTCGTCCTGAAGCCCCAGAAGACTTTGAGAGCTTCTATAACTCTGCTCGCTGGCGCCAATGCACCACTTACAAAAGAACCATCTACATACAGCCAATAG CAGGAGGCCAATATGCTACAACAGAGGGCTCAGGAAGTTCTCCAAACACAGTTGTCCATTGTCCAGGAGACAACAGCAGCTCAGACTTGTTACCTTCAGGAACAG atatGTATGAAAGAGAAGGAGAATGGATGgttattttccttgacaacctCAAATCTTATTTGGGGGCGTTCTTCCTGGGTTTAAATGTGAAGTTTCTCCCATCAATATCTTCACTGTCTATAAAGTGCGATATCCGTCGGATTCCACACTCCAGTACAATCCAGCTCCATGTTG ATGGAATTCTGAAACACTTAATGGCGTTAAAACCTATGGATGCATTCTGTGTCCTTGGTGTGACTTTTTGTGACCTTTACTCCTGTGACACATGGAACTATACATATGGAAAATCTTTAAATGAGCAAG TAGGTGTCTGCAGCTTTTCCCGATTATCTGGGAGAACTTCAGAGAAAGTGCCTGAGGCAGGTGAATGGAAAGCTGAAACTCACCATCTCAGAAAGGAAAGTCAGCATGTGAAAGAGCAGCCAGAAACCTTAACTCTGAATGAACTGTTGCAGTGTTGCAAG GTGGTCAGTCATGAAGTGTGTCACCTGGTAGGCCTGGAGCACTGCCGATGGCTGCGGTGTGCAATGCAAGGAGTGACAAGCCAGGACGAAGTGTTCCTCAGGCCCACAGACCTCTGTCCCATCTGCCTCAGGAAGCTACAGTTTGCCCTGGGCTTCACTCTGCTAGAGCGCTACAAG AAGCTTCAGGCCTGGTGCCAACATGCTTCTTTCACCTGGATCCCCAAGGACAATGTGGACAGAATTACTTTAGAGGATCCTTTCTTGTTCAGCTCCGACTCTGGCATTTCTTGTGAGAATGTGTCAGAGCCTCTGTCTGCAACCTTGGAGACCGTCAGCCCAAATGCAGAAAACCAGGAAGTCTCTGTTGCTCGTGCATTGGAACATGATGGACATCCTACTGCTGcagctttgttttccttttctggCACATGCAAGACTCAGAGAAGCGAGGAAACAGTGGTGTGTGTTGAACTTTTTGCAGACCCACTTCAGGACTATGAAGCTTGGCTGGATTTGTGCATCACGAACCTTGAGACTGAAGTTCCAGAAGACAAGCTCTCTCAGTTGGACAATCTTGTGGATGCTTTGCCCCCTCACAGTACCATCCTAGACCGAGTGCCTATTGTAAGGGTATCTCTTGAGGCTCCTAAAGAGGACAGACGTTTGAAAACAATTATTGGGCAGAAGTTTTCCCTTTTATGTAGGAAGCTGAGCTCAAGGAAGCTGAAAATGTCTCATTTGTTTGATGATAGTGGGGAAGATTGA
- the LOC102684079 gene encoding archaemetzincin-1 isoform X1, which yields MLQHKQGQEFCFGPQALKEALISTNAHLKDLYASTFSTAEKCFLSEAYNPNRIVFQTLLIRTAFDWLISRPEAPEDFESFYNSARWRQCTTYKRTIYIQPIAGGQYATTEGSGSSPNTVVHCPGDNSSSDLLPSGTDMYEREGEWMVIFLDNLKSYLGAFFLGLNVKFLPSISSLSIKCDIRRIPHSSTIQLHVDGILKHLMALKPMDAFCVLGVTFCDLYSCDTWNYTYGKSLNEQAVGVCSFSRLSGRTSEKVPEAGEWKAETHHLRKESQHVKEQPETLTLNELLQCCKVVSHEVCHLVGLEHCRWLRCAMQGVTSQDEVFLRPTDLCPICLRKLQFALGFTLLERYKKLQAWCQHASFTWIPKDNVDRITLEDPFLFSSDSGISCENVSEPLSATLETVSPNAENQEVSVARALEHDGHPTAAALFSFSGTCKTQRSEETVVCVELFADPLQDYEAWLDLCITNLETEVPEDKLSQLDNLVDALPPHSTILDRVPIVRVSLEAPKEDRRLKTIIGQKFSLLCRKLSSRKLKMSHLFDDSGED from the exons ATGCTTCAGCACAAACAGGGCCAAGAGTTTTGTTTCGGACCTCAAGCTTTGAAAGAAGCTCTTATCTCTACCAATGCTCACCTGAAGGATCTCTATGCCAGCACATTCTCCACTGCAGAGAAATGCTTCTTGTCTGAGGCTTACAATCCAAATAGAATCGTCTTCCAGACACTACTTATAAGGACTGCTTTTGATTGGCTTATCAGTCGTCCTGAAGCCCCAGAAGACTTTGAGAGCTTCTATAACTCTGCTCGCTGGCGCCAATGCACCACTTACAAAAGAACCATCTACATACAGCCAATAG CAGGAGGCCAATATGCTACAACAGAGGGCTCAGGAAGTTCTCCAAACACAGTTGTCCATTGTCCAGGAGACAACAGCAGCTCAGACTTGTTACCTTCAGGAACAG atatGTATGAAAGAGAAGGAGAATGGATGgttattttccttgacaacctCAAATCTTATTTGGGGGCGTTCTTCCTGGGTTTAAATGTGAAGTTTCTCCCATCAATATCTTCACTGTCTATAAAGTGCGATATCCGTCGGATTCCACACTCCAGTACAATCCAGCTCCATGTTG ATGGAATTCTGAAACACTTAATGGCGTTAAAACCTATGGATGCATTCTGTGTCCTTGGTGTGACTTTTTGTGACCTTTACTCCTGTGACACATGGAACTATACATATGGAAAATCTTTAAATGAGCAAG CAGTAGGTGTCTGCAGCTTTTCCCGATTATCTGGGAGAACTTCAGAGAAAGTGCCTGAGGCAGGTGAATGGAAAGCTGAAACTCACCATCTCAGAAAGGAAAGTCAGCATGTGAAAGAGCAGCCAGAAACCTTAACTCTGAATGAACTGTTGCAGTGTTGCAAG GTGGTCAGTCATGAAGTGTGTCACCTGGTAGGCCTGGAGCACTGCCGATGGCTGCGGTGTGCAATGCAAGGAGTGACAAGCCAGGACGAAGTGTTCCTCAGGCCCACAGACCTCTGTCCCATCTGCCTCAGGAAGCTACAGTTTGCCCTGGGCTTCACTCTGCTAGAGCGCTACAAG AAGCTTCAGGCCTGGTGCCAACATGCTTCTTTCACCTGGATCCCCAAGGACAATGTGGACAGAATTACTTTAGAGGATCCTTTCTTGTTCAGCTCCGACTCTGGCATTTCTTGTGAGAATGTGTCAGAGCCTCTGTCTGCAACCTTGGAGACCGTCAGCCCAAATGCAGAAAACCAGGAAGTCTCTGTTGCTCGTGCATTGGAACATGATGGACATCCTACTGCTGcagctttgttttccttttctggCACATGCAAGACTCAGAGAAGCGAGGAAACAGTGGTGTGTGTTGAACTTTTTGCAGACCCACTTCAGGACTATGAAGCTTGGCTGGATTTGTGCATCACGAACCTTGAGACTGAAGTTCCAGAAGACAAGCTCTCTCAGTTGGACAATCTTGTGGATGCTTTGCCCCCTCACAGTACCATCCTAGACCGAGTGCCTATTGTAAGGGTATCTCTTGAGGCTCCTAAAGAGGACAGACGTTTGAAAACAATTATTGGGCAGAAGTTTTCCCTTTTATGTAGGAAGCTGAGCTCAAGGAAGCTGAAAATGTCTCATTTGTTTGATGATAGTGGGGAAGATTGA
- the LOC102684079 gene encoding archaemetzincin-1 isoform X3 — MLQHKQGQEFCFGPQALKEALISTNAHLKDLYASTFSTAEKCFLSEAYNPNRIVFQTLLIRTAFDWLISRPEAPEDFESFYNSARWRQCTTYKRTIYIQPIDMYEREGEWMVIFLDNLKSYLGAFFLGLNVKFLPSISSLSIKCDIRRIPHSSTIQLHVDGILKHLMALKPMDAFCVLGVTFCDLYSCDTWNYTYGKSLNEQAVGVCSFSRLSGRTSEKVPEAGEWKAETHHLRKESQHVKEQPETLTLNELLQCCKVVSHEVCHLVGLEHCRWLRCAMQGVTSQDEVFLRPTDLCPICLRKLQFALGFTLLERYKKLQAWCQHASFTWIPKDNVDRITLEDPFLFSSDSGISCENVSEPLSATLETVSPNAENQEVSVARALEHDGHPTAAALFSFSGTCKTQRSEETVVCVELFADPLQDYEAWLDLCITNLETEVPEDKLSQLDNLVDALPPHSTILDRVPIVRVSLEAPKEDRRLKTIIGQKFSLLCRKLSSRKLKMSHLFDDSGED; from the exons ATGCTTCAGCACAAACAGGGCCAAGAGTTTTGTTTCGGACCTCAAGCTTTGAAAGAAGCTCTTATCTCTACCAATGCTCACCTGAAGGATCTCTATGCCAGCACATTCTCCACTGCAGAGAAATGCTTCTTGTCTGAGGCTTACAATCCAAATAGAATCGTCTTCCAGACACTACTTATAAGGACTGCTTTTGATTGGCTTATCAGTCGTCCTGAAGCCCCAGAAGACTTTGAGAGCTTCTATAACTCTGCTCGCTGGCGCCAATGCACCACTTACAAAAGAACCATCTACATACAGCCAATAG atatGTATGAAAGAGAAGGAGAATGGATGgttattttccttgacaacctCAAATCTTATTTGGGGGCGTTCTTCCTGGGTTTAAATGTGAAGTTTCTCCCATCAATATCTTCACTGTCTATAAAGTGCGATATCCGTCGGATTCCACACTCCAGTACAATCCAGCTCCATGTTG ATGGAATTCTGAAACACTTAATGGCGTTAAAACCTATGGATGCATTCTGTGTCCTTGGTGTGACTTTTTGTGACCTTTACTCCTGTGACACATGGAACTATACATATGGAAAATCTTTAAATGAGCAAG CAGTAGGTGTCTGCAGCTTTTCCCGATTATCTGGGAGAACTTCAGAGAAAGTGCCTGAGGCAGGTGAATGGAAAGCTGAAACTCACCATCTCAGAAAGGAAAGTCAGCATGTGAAAGAGCAGCCAGAAACCTTAACTCTGAATGAACTGTTGCAGTGTTGCAAG GTGGTCAGTCATGAAGTGTGTCACCTGGTAGGCCTGGAGCACTGCCGATGGCTGCGGTGTGCAATGCAAGGAGTGACAAGCCAGGACGAAGTGTTCCTCAGGCCCACAGACCTCTGTCCCATCTGCCTCAGGAAGCTACAGTTTGCCCTGGGCTTCACTCTGCTAGAGCGCTACAAG AAGCTTCAGGCCTGGTGCCAACATGCTTCTTTCACCTGGATCCCCAAGGACAATGTGGACAGAATTACTTTAGAGGATCCTTTCTTGTTCAGCTCCGACTCTGGCATTTCTTGTGAGAATGTGTCAGAGCCTCTGTCTGCAACCTTGGAGACCGTCAGCCCAAATGCAGAAAACCAGGAAGTCTCTGTTGCTCGTGCATTGGAACATGATGGACATCCTACTGCTGcagctttgttttccttttctggCACATGCAAGACTCAGAGAAGCGAGGAAACAGTGGTGTGTGTTGAACTTTTTGCAGACCCACTTCAGGACTATGAAGCTTGGCTGGATTTGTGCATCACGAACCTTGAGACTGAAGTTCCAGAAGACAAGCTCTCTCAGTTGGACAATCTTGTGGATGCTTTGCCCCCTCACAGTACCATCCTAGACCGAGTGCCTATTGTAAGGGTATCTCTTGAGGCTCCTAAAGAGGACAGACGTTTGAAAACAATTATTGGGCAGAAGTTTTCCCTTTTATGTAGGAAGCTGAGCTCAAGGAAGCTGAAAATGTCTCATTTGTTTGATGATAGTGGGGAAGATTGA
- the LOC102684079 gene encoding archaemetzincin-1 isoform X4: MLQHKQGQEFCFGPQALKEALISTNAHLKDLYASTFSTAEKCFLSEAYNPNRIVFQTLLIRTAFDWLISRPEAPEDFESFYNSARWRQCTTYKRTIYIQPIDGILKHLMALKPMDAFCVLGVTFCDLYSCDTWNYTYGKSLNEQAVGVCSFSRLSGRTSEKVPEAGEWKAETHHLRKESQHVKEQPETLTLNELLQCCKVVSHEVCHLVGLEHCRWLRCAMQGVTSQDEVFLRPTDLCPICLRKLQFALGFTLLERYKKLQAWCQHASFTWIPKDNVDRITLEDPFLFSSDSGISCENVSEPLSATLETVSPNAENQEVSVARALEHDGHPTAAALFSFSGTCKTQRSEETVVCVELFADPLQDYEAWLDLCITNLETEVPEDKLSQLDNLVDALPPHSTILDRVPIVRVSLEAPKEDRRLKTIIGQKFSLLCRKLSSRKLKMSHLFDDSGED; the protein is encoded by the exons ATGCTTCAGCACAAACAGGGCCAAGAGTTTTGTTTCGGACCTCAAGCTTTGAAAGAAGCTCTTATCTCTACCAATGCTCACCTGAAGGATCTCTATGCCAGCACATTCTCCACTGCAGAGAAATGCTTCTTGTCTGAGGCTTACAATCCAAATAGAATCGTCTTCCAGACACTACTTATAAGGACTGCTTTTGATTGGCTTATCAGTCGTCCTGAAGCCCCAGAAGACTTTGAGAGCTTCTATAACTCTGCTCGCTGGCGCCAATGCACCACTTACAAAAGAACCATCTACATACAGCCAATAG ATGGAATTCTGAAACACTTAATGGCGTTAAAACCTATGGATGCATTCTGTGTCCTTGGTGTGACTTTTTGTGACCTTTACTCCTGTGACACATGGAACTATACATATGGAAAATCTTTAAATGAGCAAG CAGTAGGTGTCTGCAGCTTTTCCCGATTATCTGGGAGAACTTCAGAGAAAGTGCCTGAGGCAGGTGAATGGAAAGCTGAAACTCACCATCTCAGAAAGGAAAGTCAGCATGTGAAAGAGCAGCCAGAAACCTTAACTCTGAATGAACTGTTGCAGTGTTGCAAG GTGGTCAGTCATGAAGTGTGTCACCTGGTAGGCCTGGAGCACTGCCGATGGCTGCGGTGTGCAATGCAAGGAGTGACAAGCCAGGACGAAGTGTTCCTCAGGCCCACAGACCTCTGTCCCATCTGCCTCAGGAAGCTACAGTTTGCCCTGGGCTTCACTCTGCTAGAGCGCTACAAG AAGCTTCAGGCCTGGTGCCAACATGCTTCTTTCACCTGGATCCCCAAGGACAATGTGGACAGAATTACTTTAGAGGATCCTTTCTTGTTCAGCTCCGACTCTGGCATTTCTTGTGAGAATGTGTCAGAGCCTCTGTCTGCAACCTTGGAGACCGTCAGCCCAAATGCAGAAAACCAGGAAGTCTCTGTTGCTCGTGCATTGGAACATGATGGACATCCTACTGCTGcagctttgttttccttttctggCACATGCAAGACTCAGAGAAGCGAGGAAACAGTGGTGTGTGTTGAACTTTTTGCAGACCCACTTCAGGACTATGAAGCTTGGCTGGATTTGTGCATCACGAACCTTGAGACTGAAGTTCCAGAAGACAAGCTCTCTCAGTTGGACAATCTTGTGGATGCTTTGCCCCCTCACAGTACCATCCTAGACCGAGTGCCTATTGTAAGGGTATCTCTTGAGGCTCCTAAAGAGGACAGACGTTTGAAAACAATTATTGGGCAGAAGTTTTCCCTTTTATGTAGGAAGCTGAGCTCAAGGAAGCTGAAAATGTCTCATTTGTTTGATGATAGTGGGGAAGATTGA